In the genome of Fusarium fujikuroi IMI 58289 draft genome, chromosome FFUJ_chr02, one region contains:
- a CDS encoding related to Oxidoreductase, short-chain dehydrogenase: protein MPLPARPLDALSQAFPPKPKFTETNVPDLTGKVTIVTGANTGVGREIAQVLYSKNATVWVAARSTEKGEAAIEGIKKQHPESKGTLKFLKLDLADLTTIGTSAKSFLEAESRLDILFNNAGVMTPPEGSKTVQGYELQLGVNCLGHFLFTKYLTPLLQKTAKSAPKNSVRVIWVSSSAADVLSPKNGFERDNLDYHEPRNLVFKYATSKAGNFYHNTEFARRFKDDGIVSVSLNPGNLSSELDRTSPWYMYYPRTITTYAPIYGAYTELFAAFSEDITIDKSGIWVVPWGRFMPIRPDLEKGALSESEGGTGMAEFFWNWSEEQVKPYYQA, encoded by the exons ATGCCGCTGCCTGCGAGGCCTTTGGATGCCCTTAGCCAGGCATTCCCTCCCAAGCCCAAATTCACAGAGACAAATGTTCCCGATCTCACAGGAAAGGTGACCATTGTCACCGGCGCAAACACTGGAGTCGGTCGCGAGATTGCCCAGGTCCTCTACAGCAAGAACGCTACCGTCTGGGTCGCTGCTCGTAGTACAGAGAAGGGCGAGGCTGCCATTGAGGgcatcaagaagcagcatcCTGAGTCGAAGGGCACCCTCAAgtttctcaagctcgacCTTGCAGATCTAACAACAATTGGGACTTCAGCCAAGTCGTtccttgaagctgagagtAGACTCGACATTCTGTTCAACAATGCTGGAGTTATGACACCACCAGAGGGGTCCAAGACTGTGCAGGGGTATGAGCTCCAGCTTGGAGTCAATTGCCTTGGCCATTTCTTGTTCACCAAGTACCTcactcctcttcttcaaaagacGGCGAAGTCAGCACCCAAGAATTCGGTTCGCGTGATCTGGGTATCTAGTTCAGCTGCAGATGTTCTCTCACCAAAGAATGGTTTCGAGCGTGATAACCTCGATTACCATGAGCCGCGAAACCTGGTGTTCAAGTACGCAACAAGCAAGGCCGGCAACTTCTACCACAACACTGAGTTCGCCAGGAGGTtcaaagatgatggcatcgtGAGCGTA TCTCTAAACCCTGGCAATTTGTCAAGCGAACTCGATCGCACGTCACCCTGGTATATGTACTATCCTAGAACCATTACCACCTATGCTCCTATCTATGGCGCATACACAGAGCTATTTGCTGCCTTTTCTGAGGATATCACAATCGATAAATCCGGTATTTGGG TGGTTCCATGGGGTCGATTCATGCCGATCCGtccagatcttgagaagggcGCTTTGTCCGAATCTGAAGGTGGAACAGGTATGGCAGAGTTCTTCTGGAATTGGTCTGAAGAGCAGGTCAAGCCTTACTATCAGGCTTga